A genome region from Nicotiana tabacum cultivar K326 chromosome 13, ASM71507v2, whole genome shotgun sequence includes the following:
- the LOC142168152 gene encoding uncharacterized protein LOC142168152: protein MDAQFIHCTITSSNVSCALAVVYGYNCLEMRKEIWQKLKNLAQTLNQPWLLWGDFNAIINPQDRVSKHGVTQVEVQDFANFCSDAMMSELPCRGEFFTWKYGQMGEDVVINRIDRALGNDDWMLNLGHLTIEVGDPFILDHTLLMLKFQRRNNNIKVPFRFLNVWTEYEEFQRIVTEGWHGTQHSCKLATIWYMLKAMKYEF from the coding sequence ATGGATGCTCAGTTTATTCACTGTACCATTACTAGCTCTAATGTCAGTTGTGCTCTAGCTGTGGTGTATGGATATAACTGCTTAGAGATGAGAAAGGAGATATGGCAAAAGCTCAAAAACCTTGCACAAACTTTAAATCAACCATGGCTATTATGGGGGGACTTTAATGCTATTATTAATCCACAAGATAGAGTGTCAAAGCATGGAGTAACCCAAGTAGAAGTCCAAGATTTTGCAAACTTTTGCTCAGATGCAATGATGTCTGAACTTCCTTGCAGAGGTGAGTTCTTTACCTGGAAATATGGGCAAATGGGAGAAGACGTGGTAATTAACAGGATTGATAGAGCTTTGGGGAATGATGATTGGATGCTGAACCTTGGTCATCTAACAATTGAAGTTGGAGATCCATTCATTTTAGACCATACACTACTCATGTTGAAGTTTCAAAGAAGGAATAATAATATAAAAGTGCCTTTCAGGTTTCTAAATGTTTGGACTGAATATGAGGAGTTCCAGAGAATAGTTACTGAAGGATGGCATGGTACCCAGCATTCTTGCAAGTTAGCTACTATCTGGTACATGCTTAAAGCTATGAAGTATGAATTTTAG